Part of the uncultured Fibrobacter sp. genome, GTTTGCGACAATCATTTCACCGGGAGTGGAATCCAAATTCTTGAACCAGTCGGACTCCTCGAAGGGAATCGAGTCTTCGTTTTTGCAGACTGCCACGTTTTCGGGCTTGTAGGTATCCTTCAAGAACCTGACCAGCGGAGCAGGGATATGCTTCGCACGGATTTCAATACGGGGCTTTTTCACGACTGCCAACATGAA contains:
- a CDS encoding helix-turn-helix transcriptional regulator; translation: MKKPRIEIRAKHIPAPLVRFLKDTYKPENVAVCKNEDSIPFEESDWFKNLDSTPGEMIVANRDLRNWSQVTLAEKLGIQVQNLCAMENGRRAVSRKMAIKLGEIFGTDPAAFFDFSK